In Taeniopygia guttata chromosome 2, bTaeGut7.mat, whole genome shotgun sequence, one genomic interval encodes:
- the RMP24 gene encoding UPF0711 protein C18orf21 homolog, whose protein sequence is MGRRRLLAAAEQLAGACPGQARFLLWMLRSSRGNERGLGRICPYCFQFLVPDSYRVRLKPKMRVTPQIEKVLKREAKNYKLNMKQTKLLRKYRESRSILLVTCKSCNKTTRYYGKSRDFLAAKTQNCGTPGIKSSLKTPDVKIQSAKKMTPVSCSWLGSKGNTPSSLSRTCESGHATTNSASKTPRNSKFHFSKLKRMLDLEEKEKSQKADFKTFLTLL, encoded by the exons atggggcggcggcggctgctggCGGCGGCGGAGCAGCTGGCCGGGGCCTGCCCGGGACAGGCGCGATTCCTGCT GTGGATGCTCCGCAGCTCCCGAG GTAATGAACGTGGATTAGGAAGGATATGTCCTTACTGCTTCCAGTTTCTGGTTCCTGATAGCTACCGGGTGCGCCTCAAACCAAAGATGAGAGTGACTCCGCAGATAGAGAAGGTTCTTAAACGAGAGGCAAAGAATTATAAACTTAACATGAAACAGACAAAGCTTTTGAGAAAGTACAGGGAGTCAAGAAGCATTCTG CTGGTTACTTGCAAATCTTGCAACAAAACAACAAGATACTATGGTAAAAGCAGGGATTTTCTGGCAGCCAAAACACAAAATTGTGGCACTCCAGGTATCAAATCTAGCCTGAAGACACCAGATGTAAAAATTCAGTCTGCAAAGAAAATGACACCTGTAAGCTGCAGTTGGTTGGGATCTAAAGGGAACACTCCCTCATCACTTTCCAG GACATGTGAATCTGGACACGCAACAACCAACTCTGCTTCCAAGACTCCTCGAAACTCCAAATTTCACTTTTCTAAACTAAAACGGATGCTTGACctagaagaaaaagagaaaagccagAAGGCAGATTTCAAAACCTTCTTGACTCTACTTTAG